One stretch of Streptomyces sp. A2-16 DNA includes these proteins:
- a CDS encoding SDR family oxidoreductase, protein MTGICDGRVVVVTGAGRGLGRAHALAFAAEGARLVVNDLGVGLDGTPGPDSPAALVAEEIRAAGGEAVAHGGDIATSDGAASLVRAALETYGRLDTLVNNAGFLRDRMLVNLDEDDWDAVLRVHLKGHFLPLKHAAAHWRAETKAGRTPAARIINTSSGAGLAGSVGQGNYSAAKAGIVGLTLVAAAELARYGVQVNAIAPAARTRMTEQTFADTMAAPADGFDAMAPENVSPLVVWLGSTASAGVTGRVFEAEGGRITVMEGWRPGPTADRGARWTPTEAGETALKLLGEAGTPRPVYGA, encoded by the coding sequence TTGACCGGAATCTGCGACGGCAGGGTCGTCGTCGTCACCGGCGCGGGCCGCGGCCTCGGCCGCGCCCACGCGCTGGCCTTCGCCGCAGAAGGGGCACGTCTGGTCGTCAACGACCTCGGCGTCGGCCTCGACGGCACCCCGGGCCCCGACAGCCCCGCCGCCCTCGTCGCCGAGGAGATCCGCGCGGCCGGCGGTGAGGCCGTCGCCCACGGCGGCGACATCGCGACGTCCGACGGGGCCGCCTCCCTCGTCCGGGCGGCTCTGGAGACGTACGGGCGCCTCGACACCCTCGTCAACAACGCCGGCTTCCTGCGCGACCGGATGCTGGTCAACCTCGACGAGGACGACTGGGACGCGGTGCTGCGGGTCCATCTCAAGGGCCACTTCCTGCCGCTGAAGCACGCGGCCGCGCACTGGCGGGCGGAGACGAAGGCCGGCCGCACACCGGCCGCCCGCATCATCAACACCAGCAGCGGAGCAGGCCTGGCCGGCTCGGTGGGCCAGGGCAACTACAGCGCCGCGAAGGCCGGAATCGTGGGCCTGACCCTGGTCGCCGCCGCCGAACTGGCCCGCTACGGAGTCCAGGTCAACGCGATCGCCCCCGCGGCACGGACGAGGATGACGGAACAGACCTTCGCCGACACGATGGCGGCCCCGGCCGACGGCTTCGACGCCATGGCCCCTGAGAACGTCTCCCCGCTGGTGGTCTGGCTGGGCTCGACGGCGAGCGCGGGAGTGACCGGCAGGGTCTTCGAGGCGGAGGGCGGCCGGATCACCGTGATGGAGGGCTGGCGGCCGGGCCCGACGGCCGACAGGGGCGCGAGATGGACCCCGACGGAGGCGGGCGAGACGGCACTGAAGCTGCTGGGAGAGGCCGGCACACCCCGGCCGGTCTACGGAGCATGA
- a CDS encoding SDR family oxidoreductase — MEPSGRVVVVTGGTRGVGAGIARAFAETGADVVVCARRPPEVPLPNTRFATLDVRDADAVRRFLGELPRLDVLVNNAGGAPYRLLADASPERHARVLELNLISPLTVSLAAYEHLRRTRGSVVMIGSVSGGRPSPGAAAYGAAKAGLENLARSMAVEWAPDVRVNTLVVGMVRTERSHLYYGDEEGIAAVSRTVPLGRLAEPSDVGAAAVFLASDAAAYISGASLLVHGGGERPAFLDATNAATVHKES, encoded by the coding sequence ATGGAGCCGAGCGGGAGGGTCGTGGTCGTCACCGGAGGGACGCGCGGAGTCGGCGCCGGGATCGCCCGCGCCTTCGCGGAGACCGGCGCGGACGTCGTCGTCTGCGCCCGCAGACCGCCCGAAGTCCCCCTGCCGAACACGCGGTTCGCGACCCTGGACGTCCGGGACGCCGACGCCGTACGGCGCTTCCTCGGCGAACTGCCGCGCCTGGACGTCCTGGTCAACAACGCGGGAGGCGCCCCCTACCGGCTGCTCGCCGACGCGAGCCCCGAACGGCACGCCCGCGTACTGGAGTTGAACCTCATCTCCCCGCTCACCGTGTCCCTGGCCGCGTACGAGCACCTGAGACGGACCCGGGGCTCGGTCGTCATGATCGGCAGCGTCAGCGGCGGCCGGCCCTCGCCCGGCGCGGCCGCGTACGGGGCAGCCAAGGCGGGCCTGGAGAACCTGGCCCGCTCGATGGCCGTGGAGTGGGCACCGGACGTCCGGGTGAACACCCTGGTCGTCGGCATGGTCCGCACCGAGCGGTCGCACCTGTACTACGGCGACGAGGAGGGCATCGCCGCCGTCTCCCGCACGGTCCCGCTCGGCCGCCTGGCCGAACCCTCCGACGTGGGCGCGGCGGCCGTGTTCCTGGCCTCCGACGCCGCCGCCTACATCAGCGGGGCCTCGCTGCTGGTGCACGGCGGCGGCGAACGCCCCGCCTTCCTCGACGCCACCAACGCGGCAACCGTCCACAAGGAGAGCTGA
- a CDS encoding enoyl-CoA hydratase family protein — protein sequence MGVSTSSPEKGIVLVQVDFPPVNALPVDGWFALADAVRAAGRDPQVRCVVLAAEGRGFNAGVDIKEIQSRGAAALVGANRGCFEAFSAVYDCEVPVVAAVQGFCLGGGVGLVGNADVIVASEDATFGLPELDRGALGAATHLARLVPQHLLRALYFTSRTVTAAELHRHGAVWKVVPRGELAATALESAREIAAKDGELLRLAKAAINGIDPVDVRRSYRYEQGFTYEASVSGVADRVRDRFGREAE from the coding sequence ATGGGTGTCTCCACCTCGTCCCCGGAAAAGGGGATCGTCCTGGTCCAGGTCGACTTCCCGCCGGTGAACGCCCTGCCGGTGGACGGCTGGTTCGCCCTGGCGGACGCCGTGCGCGCGGCGGGCCGCGATCCGCAGGTCAGGTGCGTGGTCCTGGCGGCCGAGGGACGTGGCTTCAACGCGGGCGTGGACATCAAGGAGATCCAGTCGCGCGGCGCGGCCGCCCTCGTCGGCGCCAACCGCGGCTGCTTCGAGGCCTTTTCGGCGGTGTACGACTGCGAGGTGCCCGTGGTGGCGGCCGTGCAGGGGTTCTGCCTGGGCGGGGGTGTCGGCCTGGTGGGCAACGCGGATGTGATCGTGGCGAGCGAGGACGCCACCTTCGGCCTGCCCGAACTGGACCGCGGGGCCCTCGGCGCGGCCACGCACCTGGCCCGCCTGGTCCCCCAGCACCTCCTGCGCGCCCTCTACTTCACCTCCCGCACGGTCACCGCCGCCGAACTGCACCGGCACGGCGCGGTGTGGAAAGTCGTCCCGAGGGGCGAACTCGCCGCCACGGCCCTGGAGTCGGCCCGCGAGATCGCCGCCAAGGACGGCGAACTCCTGCGCCTGGCCAAGGCCGCCATCAACGGCATCGACCCGGTCGACGTCCGCCGCAGCTACCGCTACGAGCAGGGTTTCACCTACGAGGCGAGCGTCAGCGGGGTCGCCGACCGGGTCCGTGACAGGTTCGGCAGGGAGGCCGAGTGA
- a CDS encoding CoA transferase subunit A — protein sequence MSDKTMTADEVVSRLHSGMTLGIGGWGSRRKPMALIRALLRSPVTDLTVVSYGGPDVGMLAAAGRIRKLVAAFVTLDSIPLEPHYRAAREAGAFELMEIDEAMFMWGLHAAAHRLPFLPVRAGLGSDVMRVNPGLRTVTSPYDDGETFVAVPALRLDAALVHVNRADRQGNGQYLGPDPYFDDLFCEAADTAYLSCERVVDTAELTKEAGPQTLLVKRHTVTGVVEAPNGAHFTSCAPDYPRDEAAQREYATTPWPEYAERHLSAPEGAGS from the coding sequence GTGAGCGACAAGACCATGACGGCCGACGAGGTCGTCTCCAGGCTGCACAGCGGCATGACCCTCGGCATCGGCGGCTGGGGTTCCCGCCGCAAGCCGATGGCCCTGATCAGGGCGTTGCTGCGCTCCCCGGTCACCGACCTCACGGTCGTGTCGTACGGCGGCCCGGACGTCGGCATGCTGGCCGCCGCCGGACGCATCCGCAAGCTCGTCGCCGCCTTCGTCACCCTCGACTCGATCCCCCTCGAACCGCACTACCGGGCGGCCCGCGAGGCCGGCGCCTTCGAGCTCATGGAGATCGACGAGGCGATGTTCATGTGGGGCCTGCACGCGGCCGCCCACCGGCTGCCGTTCCTGCCGGTGCGGGCCGGGCTCGGCTCGGACGTCATGCGGGTCAACCCGGGCCTGCGGACGGTGACTTCGCCGTACGACGACGGGGAGACGTTCGTCGCCGTGCCCGCCCTGCGCCTGGACGCGGCCCTGGTCCACGTCAACCGCGCCGACCGGCAGGGCAACGGACAGTACCTGGGCCCCGACCCCTACTTCGACGACCTCTTCTGCGAGGCGGCGGACACGGCGTACCTCTCGTGCGAACGGGTCGTCGACACCGCCGAGCTGACGAAGGAGGCGGGCCCGCAGACGCTGCTGGTGAAACGGCACACCGTCACGGGCGTGGTCGAGGCCCCGAACGGCGCCCACTTCACGTCCTGCGCGCCCGACTACCCCCGGGACGAGGCGGCCCAGCGGGAGTACGCGACCACCCCCTGGCCGGAGTACGCCGAGCGCCACCTCTCCGCACCGGAAGGGGCCGGCTCATGA
- a CDS encoding CoA-transferase, whose protein sequence is MTVTRAEYCVIACAEAWRDDGEVLASAMGLIPSLGARLARRTFSPDLLMTDGEALLVGVDGTVEGWLPYRQHLALVTGGRRHVMMGASQIDRYGNQNISCIGDWARPKRQLLGVRGAPVNTLNNPTSYWVPRHSRRVFVEKVDMVCGVGYDHADGAPHHRIPRVVSDLGVFDFATPDHSMRLASVHPGVTVEQVREATGFELVVPDEVPRTREPTARELRLIREVIDPRDTRSGEVGG, encoded by the coding sequence ATGACCGTCACCCGGGCCGAGTACTGCGTGATCGCCTGCGCCGAGGCGTGGCGGGACGACGGGGAGGTGCTGGCCAGTGCCATGGGGCTGATCCCGTCCCTCGGTGCCCGGCTCGCCCGGCGGACCTTCTCCCCCGACCTCCTCATGACCGACGGGGAGGCCCTGCTCGTGGGCGTCGACGGCACCGTGGAGGGCTGGCTGCCCTACCGGCAGCACCTCGCCCTGGTCACCGGCGGCCGACGGCACGTGATGATGGGCGCGAGCCAGATCGACCGGTACGGCAACCAGAACATCTCGTGCATCGGCGACTGGGCGCGGCCGAAGCGCCAGTTGCTCGGGGTGCGGGGCGCACCGGTCAACACCCTGAACAACCCGACCAGTTACTGGGTGCCGAGGCACTCCCGGCGCGTCTTCGTGGAGAAGGTCGACATGGTGTGCGGGGTGGGGTACGACCACGCGGACGGCGCCCCTCACCACCGTATCCCCCGGGTCGTCTCCGACCTGGGCGTCTTCGACTTCGCGACCCCGGACCACTCGATGCGGCTGGCGTCCGTGCACCCGGGGGTCACCGTGGAACAGGTGCGGGAGGCCACCGGCTTCGAGCTGGTGGTCCCGGACGAGGTGCCGCGCACCCGTGAACCGACCGCGCGGGAGCTCCGGTTGATCCGCGAGGTGATCGATCCGCGCGACACCCGGTCCGGGGAGGTCGGCGGCTGA
- a CDS encoding nitronate monooxygenase: protein METALTRLVGVRHPIVQTGMGWVAGPRLVSAAANAGALGILASATMTLDGLREAVREVRSRTDAPFGVNLRADAADAGDRVRVIIEEGVRVASFALAPSAELIGELKEAGVVVVPSVGARRHAEKVAAWGADAVIVQGGEGGGHTGEVATTVLLPQVVDAVDIPVVAAGGFFDGRGLVAALAYGAAGVAMGTRFLLTSDSTVPDAVKARYLAATVKDVTVTRAVDGLPHRMLRTDLVSALESSGRARAFWHALRRAAGFRKLSGLSWRELAHDGLAMRHGKQLSWSQVLLAANTPMLLRAAMVDGRTDLGVMASGQVAGVIGDLPSCAELVDRIMKEAEETRERLTAAR from the coding sequence ATGGAGACCGCGCTCACCCGGCTGGTCGGGGTGCGCCACCCGATCGTGCAGACCGGGATGGGGTGGGTGGCGGGACCGCGCCTGGTCTCGGCCGCGGCGAACGCGGGGGCGCTCGGCATCCTGGCCTCCGCGACCATGACCCTCGACGGACTGCGCGAGGCGGTGCGGGAGGTCAGGTCCCGTACGGACGCGCCCTTCGGGGTCAATCTGCGGGCCGACGCGGCGGACGCCGGCGACCGGGTGCGGGTGATCATCGAGGAGGGGGTGCGGGTGGCGTCCTTCGCCCTCGCGCCCTCCGCCGAGCTGATCGGCGAGCTCAAGGAGGCGGGGGTGGTCGTCGTCCCGTCGGTAGGGGCCCGGCGGCATGCCGAGAAGGTGGCCGCGTGGGGCGCGGACGCGGTGATCGTGCAGGGCGGGGAGGGCGGCGGGCACACCGGGGAGGTGGCGACGACGGTCCTGCTGCCGCAGGTGGTGGACGCGGTGGACATCCCGGTCGTGGCGGCGGGGGGTTTCTTCGACGGGCGGGGTCTGGTCGCGGCACTGGCGTACGGGGCGGCGGGCGTCGCCATGGGCACCCGTTTCCTGCTCACCTCGGACTCGACGGTGCCGGACGCGGTGAAGGCGCGCTATCTGGCGGCGACGGTCAAGGACGTGACGGTGACCCGGGCGGTGGACGGCCTTCCGCACCGCATGCTCCGCACCGATCTGGTGAGCGCGCTGGAGAGCTCCGGGCGGGCCAGGGCCTTTTGGCACGCGCTGAGGAGAGCGGCCGGCTTCCGCAAGCTGTCCGGTCTGAGCTGGCGGGAGCTGGCCCACGACGGCCTCGCGATGCGCCACGGCAAGCAACTGTCCTGGAGCCAGGTGCTCCTCGCCGCGAACACGCCCATGCTGCTCAGGGCGGCGATGGTGGACGGCCGTACGGATCTCGGGGTCATGGCCTCCGGGCAGGTCGCCGGGGTGATCGGCGACCTGCCGTCGTGCGCGGAGCTGGTGGACCGGATCATGAAGGAGGCGGAGGAGACACGAGAACGGCTCACAGCCGCTCGATGA
- a CDS encoding acetyl-CoA C-acetyltransferase, whose translation MAEAYIVEAVRTPVGRRGGGLSGVHPADLGAHVLKAVVERAGVDPAAVEDVVFGCLDAVGPQAGDIARTAWLAAGLPEEVPGVTVDRQCGSSQQAVHFAAQGVLSGTQDLVVAGGVQNMSMIPIAFATRQAAEPLGLTQGPFAGSEGWRARYGDRAVNQFVGAEMIAGKWGISREDQEEFALRSHRRALRAIDEGRFERETVAHGSVTVDEGPRRDTSLEKMAGLKPVIEGGTITAACSSQVSDGAAAMLLASERAVREHGLTPRARVHHLSVRGEDPIRMLTAPIPATAHALKKTGLSIDDIDLVEINEAFAPVVLAWLKETGADPEKVNANGGAIALGHPLGATGVKLMTTLLHELERTGGRFGLQTMCEGGGQANVTIIERL comes from the coding sequence ATGGCCGAGGCCTACATCGTCGAAGCGGTCCGTACGCCCGTCGGGCGGCGCGGGGGAGGACTGAGCGGGGTCCACCCGGCCGATCTGGGCGCACATGTGCTGAAGGCGGTCGTCGAGCGGGCCGGGGTCGACCCCGCGGCCGTCGAGGACGTCGTCTTCGGGTGCCTGGACGCGGTAGGGCCGCAGGCCGGGGACATCGCGCGGACCGCATGGCTCGCGGCCGGGCTGCCCGAGGAGGTGCCCGGGGTGACCGTGGACCGGCAGTGCGGGTCCTCGCAGCAGGCCGTGCACTTCGCCGCGCAGGGCGTGCTCTCCGGGACGCAGGACCTGGTGGTCGCCGGCGGGGTGCAGAACATGTCGATGATCCCGATCGCCTTCGCGACCCGGCAGGCCGCCGAACCGCTCGGGCTGACCCAGGGCCCCTTCGCGGGCAGCGAGGGGTGGCGGGCCCGGTACGGGGACCGGGCGGTGAACCAGTTCGTCGGTGCCGAGATGATCGCAGGGAAGTGGGGGATCAGCCGCGAGGACCAGGAGGAGTTCGCGCTCCGCTCGCACCGGCGGGCACTGCGGGCCATCGACGAGGGCCGCTTCGAGCGGGAGACGGTGGCCCACGGCTCCGTCACGGTCGACGAGGGCCCGCGACGGGACACGTCCCTGGAGAAGATGGCCGGTCTCAAGCCGGTGATCGAGGGCGGCACCATCACCGCGGCCTGCTCCTCGCAGGTCTCCGACGGGGCGGCGGCGATGCTGCTGGCATCGGAGCGGGCGGTGCGCGAACACGGTCTGACGCCTCGCGCGCGCGTGCACCACCTCTCCGTGCGCGGCGAGGACCCCATCCGCATGCTCACCGCCCCCATCCCGGCCACCGCGCACGCCCTGAAGAAGACCGGCCTGTCCATCGACGACATCGACCTCGTCGAGATCAACGAGGCCTTCGCCCCGGTCGTGCTGGCCTGGCTGAAGGAGACGGGCGCTGATCCGGAGAAGGTCAACGCCAACGGCGGCGCGATCGCCCTCGGGCACCCGCTGGGGGCGACGGGCGTGAAGCTGATGACCACGCTTCTGCACGAACTGGAGCGCACCGGCGGGCGGTTCGGGCTGCAGACGATGTGCGAGGGCGGGGGACAGGCGAACGTGACGATCATCGAGCGGCTGTGA
- a CDS encoding TetR/AcrR family transcriptional regulator, with the protein MPTKKKPQVSAAAPARRRELLDTAAEVFAEQGYNATTVRKIADHAGMLAGSLYYHFDSKESMLEEILRTFLDELWGGYDAVLGAELGPRETLEALVTESFREIDRHRAAVAIYQKESKQLVAQERFAFLAESQRRFEKAWLSTLERGVAAEVFRADLDVRLTYRFVRDTVWVAASWYRPGGQHSPEEIARQYLSMVLDGIAVRE; encoded by the coding sequence GTGCCGACCAAGAAGAAGCCCCAGGTGAGCGCGGCAGCCCCGGCCCGCCGCCGTGAACTCCTCGACACCGCCGCCGAGGTCTTCGCCGAGCAGGGCTACAACGCCACGACCGTACGCAAGATCGCCGACCACGCGGGCATGCTCGCGGGCAGCCTCTACTACCACTTCGACTCCAAGGAATCGATGCTGGAGGAGATCCTGCGGACCTTCCTCGACGAGCTCTGGGGCGGCTACGACGCCGTCCTGGGCGCCGAACTCGGCCCGCGCGAGACGCTGGAGGCCCTGGTCACCGAGTCGTTCCGGGAGATCGACCGGCACCGCGCCGCCGTCGCGATCTACCAGAAGGAGAGCAAGCAGCTGGTGGCGCAGGAGCGGTTCGCGTTCCTCGCCGAGTCGCAGCGCAGGTTCGAGAAGGCCTGGCTGTCCACGCTGGAGCGCGGGGTCGCGGCCGAGGTGTTCCGGGCCGACCTCGACGTCCGGCTGACCTACCGGTTCGTGCGCGACACCGTGTGGGTCGCCGCGTCCTGGTACCGGCCCGGCGGACAGCACAGCCCGGAGGAGATCGCCCGGCAGTACCTGTCGATGGTGCTGGACGGGATCGCTGTACGCGAATAG
- a CDS encoding SDR family oxidoreductase, with product MTGVESPVYEPGHGLLKGRTAVITAAAGAGIGGATARRFLEEGARVLISDAHARRLKEYEAELAREFPGAVSAVACDVTDETQVRALFDAAVGEHGRLDVVVNNAGLGGTSQLVDMTDEQWSRVLDVTLNGTFRCTRAALRLMRDSGGGVIVNNASVVGWRAQAGQAHYAAAKAGVMALTRCAALEAAEYGVRVNAVSPSLAMHPHLVKVTSAELLEELTAREAFGRYAEPWEVANVIVFLASGYSSYMTGEVVAVSSQHA from the coding sequence ATGACAGGCGTCGAGAGTCCGGTGTACGAGCCGGGGCACGGACTGCTGAAGGGACGCACCGCCGTCATCACCGCGGCCGCCGGCGCGGGCATCGGCGGGGCGACCGCGCGCCGCTTCCTGGAGGAGGGCGCACGCGTACTGATCAGTGACGCGCACGCGCGGCGACTGAAGGAGTACGAGGCAGAGCTCGCACGAGAGTTCCCGGGAGCGGTGTCGGCCGTCGCCTGCGACGTCACCGACGAGACACAGGTGCGCGCGCTGTTCGACGCGGCCGTCGGGGAGCACGGACGGCTGGACGTCGTCGTCAACAACGCAGGTCTGGGCGGGACCTCGCAGCTCGTCGACATGACCGACGAACAGTGGTCCCGGGTCCTGGACGTGACCTTGAACGGCACCTTCCGGTGCACCCGCGCCGCCCTGCGGCTGATGCGGGACTCCGGTGGCGGGGTGATCGTCAACAACGCCTCCGTCGTCGGCTGGCGCGCACAGGCGGGGCAGGCGCACTACGCCGCCGCGAAGGCCGGGGTCATGGCCCTGACCCGGTGCGCGGCGCTGGAGGCGGCCGAGTACGGCGTGCGGGTCAACGCCGTCTCCCCGAGCCTCGCCATGCACCCCCACCTGGTCAAGGTGACCTCGGCCGAACTGCTGGAGGAGCTCACCGCGCGCGAGGCCTTCGGGCGGTACGCCGAGCCCTGGGAGGTGGCCAACGTGATCGTGTTCCTGGCGTCCGGCTACTCCTCGTACATGACCGGCGAGGTCGTCGCCGTCAGCAGCCAACACGCCTAG
- a CDS encoding acyl-CoA dehydrogenase family protein: MDLAFTQEEEAFRAEARAWLRAHVPASPLPSLETEEGFAAHRAWEAELAADRWSVVNWPTAYGGRDAGIVDWLVFEEEYYAAGAPGRVGQNGVSLLAPTLFDHGTEEQRARVLPSMATGEVVWAQAWSEPEAGSDLASLRSKGVRTQGGWLLTGQKTWSSRAAFADRAFGLFRTDPDTPKPHQGLTYLMFDLRAPGVTVRPIRRLDGKPAFAELFLDEVFVPDEDVIGEPGRGWRIAMSTAGNERGLMLRSPGRFLAAADRLFARWESLGRPQDTRTRVADALIGARAHQLFTYAAAARFLDGDPLGPESSLNKVFWSEYDIALTETALDLLGEEGEPADTDWAERYVFALAGPIYAGTNEIQRDIIAERLLGLPKGRR; this comes from the coding sequence ATGGATCTGGCGTTCACGCAGGAGGAAGAGGCCTTCCGTGCCGAGGCCCGCGCGTGGCTGCGCGCGCATGTGCCCGCCTCCCCGCTGCCCTCCCTGGAGACCGAGGAGGGCTTCGCCGCCCACCGCGCGTGGGAGGCGGAGCTCGCCGCGGACCGCTGGTCGGTGGTCAACTGGCCGACGGCGTACGGCGGCCGGGACGCGGGGATCGTCGACTGGCTGGTCTTCGAGGAGGAGTACTACGCGGCCGGAGCGCCCGGGCGCGTGGGCCAGAACGGCGTCAGCCTGCTCGCCCCGACCCTCTTCGACCACGGCACCGAGGAGCAACGCGCGCGCGTGCTGCCGTCGATGGCGACCGGTGAGGTGGTCTGGGCACAGGCATGGTCGGAGCCGGAGGCGGGCTCGGACCTGGCGTCCCTGAGGTCCAAGGGGGTGCGCACGCAAGGGGGTTGGCTGCTGACCGGGCAGAAGACGTGGTCCTCCCGGGCCGCCTTCGCGGACCGCGCCTTCGGGCTCTTCCGCACCGACCCGGACACCCCGAAACCCCATCAGGGGCTGACGTACCTGATGTTCGACCTGCGTGCCCCCGGTGTCACCGTCCGCCCGATCCGCCGCCTCGACGGGAAGCCGGCCTTCGCCGAGCTCTTCCTGGACGAGGTGTTCGTGCCGGACGAGGACGTCATCGGCGAGCCCGGCCGGGGCTGGCGGATCGCGATGTCGACGGCGGGCAACGAACGGGGCCTGATGCTGCGCTCCCCGGGCCGCTTCCTCGCCGCCGCCGACCGCCTTTTCGCCCGGTGGGAGTCCCTGGGCCGCCCGCAGGACACCCGCACCCGGGTCGCGGACGCCCTGATCGGCGCCCGCGCCCACCAGCTCTTCACCTACGCGGCCGCCGCCCGCTTCCTGGACGGCGACCCGCTCGGCCCGGAGTCCAGCCTCAACAAGGTCTTCTGGTCCGAGTACGACATCGCGCTCACCGAGACGGCGCTGGATCTGCTGGGCGAGGAGGGCGAACCGGCGGACACGGACTGGGCCGAACGCTATGTCTTCGCCCTGGCCGGCCCCATCTACGCCGGCACGAACGAGATCCAGCGGGACATCATCGCCGAACGCCTGCTGGGCCTGCCGAAGGGACGCCGCTGA
- a CDS encoding acyl-CoA dehydrogenase family protein, with translation MRFLLDAEQRDFADSLDAMLTAADTPAVVRDWSRGNHASGRALWRRVADAGVFALAVPEAYEGLGPRPLELVVAFVELGRHAVPGPLVETVTAATLLASLDDPGPAKRLLPSLASGESTATLATGRYALDGDAADIRLSLTAEGLRLAPGHGPVRPSLDPARRLTPLDPGGELLTPHPPSADALRTARLITAAQALGTGLALLDKTVAYVGQRTQFGAPIGSFQAVKHQLADAKIALEFARPLLLGAALTMTAKDVAAAKVTACEAAYRTARTALQLHGAIGYTAEYDLSLWLTKARALRTAWGTPDECRETVLSGGGRRW, from the coding sequence ATGCGCTTCCTCCTCGACGCCGAGCAACGGGACTTCGCCGACTCCCTGGACGCGATGCTGACAGCAGCGGACACACCGGCGGTGGTCCGGGACTGGAGCCGGGGGAATCACGCGAGCGGCCGCGCGCTGTGGCGCCGTGTCGCCGACGCCGGGGTGTTCGCACTGGCGGTACCGGAAGCCTACGAGGGACTGGGCCCACGCCCTCTGGAACTGGTCGTCGCCTTCGTGGAGTTGGGCCGCCACGCGGTACCGGGCCCCCTGGTGGAGACGGTGACGGCGGCGACACTGCTCGCCTCGCTGGACGACCCCGGCCCGGCGAAGCGGCTGCTGCCGTCGCTGGCCTCGGGCGAGTCGACGGCGACCCTGGCCACAGGCCGGTACGCCCTGGACGGTGACGCGGCCGACATCCGTCTCTCCCTGACCGCCGAGGGGCTGCGTCTCGCTCCCGGCCACGGCCCCGTGCGTCCCTCGCTCGACCCCGCCCGCCGCCTCACCCCGCTCGACCCCGGTGGCGAACTGCTCACCCCGCACCCCCCGTCGGCGGACGCCCTCAGGACGGCCCGCCTCATCACCGCCGCCCAGGCCCTCGGCACAGGTCTCGCCCTCCTCGACAAGACCGTCGCCTACGTCGGGCAGCGCACCCAGTTCGGCGCCCCCATCGGCTCCTTCCAGGCGGTCAAGCATCAACTCGCCGACGCGAAGATCGCGTTGGAGTTCGCCCGTCCCCTCCTCCTCGGCGCCGCCCTGACGATGACCGCGAAGGACGTGGCCGCCGCCAAGGTCACGGCCTGCGAGGCGGCGTACCGGACGGCCCGCACCGCGCTCCAACTGCACGGCGCGATCGGATACACGGCGGAGTACGACCTGTCCCTGTGGCTCACCAAGGCCCGTGCGCTGCGCACCGCTTGGGGCACCCCCGACGAGTGCCGCGAGACGGTGCTCAGTGGTGGTGGTCGCCGCTGGTGA